The genomic region GAGCTATATATGTATCTCAAGAGTTAAAATTTAAAGCTCCCGTATTCATAGACGATATCCTAACTGCCAATGGAGAAGTTGTTGAGAGATGGGAAGATAAAAATAGAATTAAAATTAAAACGGATGTTATTAATCAAGATGGAAAAGTAGTTACAGAGGGTTATGCCATAGTTATGTTTGAATAATTTAACATTTATACGATTGGAATATTAAATCCTGGCCAGGAATTTTAATAAAATATGCATCAAAAATTATAATCTAAATATCAAAACTATATGAGGGGGTAAATTTTTATGTTAAGTATTTTAGGTCTAATAGTTGGACTTTTTCTTCTAGCCTTCTTAATAATGAAAGGCTATCATATTTTACTTACTGCTATATTCTGTTCTTTGATTGTAGCTCTTGCAGGTAATTTGAACTTGTATACTGCCATAACAGATACATATATGGCTGGATTTGTTTCTTTCTTAAAGTCTTATTTCCCAGTATTCTTGGTTGGTACAATATTTGGTAAGTTCATGGAAGAAACTGGTGCTGCTGCTGCAATAGCACATTTAATAGTATCTAAATTAGGTGCTGGCAAGGCACTTTTAGCCGTTACTCTAGCCTGTGGTATTTTGGCTTATGGTGGTGTAAGCGTTTTCGTAGTTGGTTTCACTGTGTATCCAATAGCCCTTATGCTTTTTAAAGAAGCTAATCTACCTAGAAGATTTATACCTGGTACAATCATCTTTGGTTCTATTACCTTTGCTATGACTTGTCCCGGTACTCCACAAATTCATAATATTATACCTATAAAATACCTTAATACTACACCAATGGCTGGTACTACTGTAGGAATTGTAGTCGCTGCTCTTATGTTAGTATTTGGACAATTATGGCTTGAAAAGATGGTAAAAACTGCTACAGATAATGGTGAACACTTTATATCTAGAGAATCAGATGCAGTACAGTCAAACCCAGATAAAGGACTTCCTCCTGGAGGATTATCTTTTATACCGTTAATATCTTCTATAGTTTTCTTAAATGCTCTACACTTTAAAGTTGAAATTGCTGTACTATGTGGAATTATTATTGGCATGATTCTCCTTTATAAATATGTTGATAAAAATACAATTACAGATGCCTTTGCTGAGGCTTCAGTTTCAGCAGTAACAGCCATCGCAAATACCTGTGCTGTGGTTGGGTTTGGATCAGTAGTTAAAGCCGTACCTGCTTTTGACCTTTTAGTTGATGCCATTGTTAAAATCCCTGGACCTCCACTGGTTGGAGCCGCTATAGGAGTTTGTATAGTTGCAGGTATCACTGGTTCAGCATCAGGTGGTATGGGTATAGCAGTTCCTCTACTTTCTCCAATATATATAGCTAGAGGCGTTGTTCCTGAAGCCCTTCATAGGGTTTTGGCTATAGCTGGTGGTGGATTAGACTCTTTACCCCAAATGGTATATGTGGTGAAAGTCATAAAGATGCCTATGCTCCAGTATTTTGGCTAACAGTATTTTTACCCATGGTCTCCACAATTTTAGCAATAGTACTATTTACATTATTCCCAAATTTACCATAGCCTTTAATTTATGGGCTGTTATCTATCAGAGTCATTTATTTATCATACTAATTATAAAGGTTTACAAACCTTTAATTATAAAAGATTTTATCTTTAAGGAGGAATAGGTAATGTCAAATAAAATTATCAATACTAGAGATGCTATAAATTTAATTAAAGATGGTCAAACATTGGCTATCGGTGGCTTTGTTGGTTTTACAATTCCTGAAGAACTTTTAGTTGGTCTTAAGGAAAAATATTTAGAAACTCAATCACCTAAAAATCTCAATGTATTCTATTGTGCTGGTATAGGTGATGGAAAAGAAAGAGGACTAAATCATCTGGCATTAGATGGACTAATATCTAAGCTTTATTGTGGTCATCTTGGCCTTGCTCCAAAACTTGGTGCCCTTGTTGCTCAAAATAAGTTCCCAGCATATACAGTACCTCAAGGGGTCACAGTCCATTTGTTAAGAGCAATAGCTGGTGGTAAACCTGGAGTACTTACCCATGTTGGACTAAAAACCTTTGCAGATCCAAGGATCGAAGGCTGTTGTGCCAATGAACTTGCAAAGAAAGAACCTATAAATCAAATAGTTAATATTGATGGTAATGATTGGATATTGTATAAAAGCTTCCCTATAGATGTTTGCTTTATAAAGGCCACAACTGCTGATACCCATGGAAACCTTACCCTTGAAAATGAAGCATTGTTTGCTGACCAACTGTCTATGGCAGAAGCTACTAAAAATTCAGGTGGTATTGTTATAGCTCAAGTTGAAAGAATTACAGAATACGGTAGTCTAAATGCTCAAAATGTAAGGGTGCATAGTCATCTAGTAGATCATATAGTTGTTGGCAAAGATGAAAATAATGTTCAATCATTCTTATTTGATAAATTCATACCTGAATGGACTGGTCAGATTAGAAGACCATTGGATAGCCTTGAAAAAATGCCCCTTAACCCCAGGAAGGTTTGTGGTAGAAGAGGCCTATTTGAACTGGAAAATGATATGTTAGTAAACCTCGGTATAGGGGTTCCTGAAGCAGTTGCAGCTGCAGCCAGTGAAGAAGGTATTGCCGATAAATTTACCTTGACTATAGAATCTGGTGTTATGGGAGGAGTTCCTGCATCTGGTCTTGGTATAGGGGCTACCTATAATCCCGATGCAATCCATGAGCAAGGATTTATATTTGATCTATATGATGGTGGCGGAATAGATATTGCTTGTTTAGGTGCTGCCGAAATAGACAAAAAGGGCAATGTAAATGTCAGTAAATTTGGTGGCAGAGTAGTTGGTCCTGGTGGTTTTGTGAATATAACTCAAAACTCAAAAAAGGTCATATTCTGTGGAACATTTACTGCTAAGGGTTTAAAAACAGAAGTTAAAGATGGTTCTTTGAAAATAACTACTGAAGGTAGTAGTAAAAAGTTTAAAGAGGAAGTTGAGCAAATATCCTTTAGTGCTGATTATGCCAATGAATCAGGTCAAGAGGTATTATATCTCACTGAGAGGGCAGTATTTAGGCTTACCAGTGAAGGTATAGAGCTTATAGAAATAGCCCCTGGGGTTGATCTACAAAAAGATATACTTGACCAGATGGAATTCAAGCCACTCATTTCAGAGAATCTAAAGGAAATGGATACAAAAATATTTACAGATGAACCTATGGGAATTTCTCTTTAGACCCTTGGAACCACGGTTATGTAATGCCGTGGCTCCTTTTGAAGTAGTTTAATTAATAATATTTAATATAAATAGAGGAGGTATTTTAATGAATTTTGACTTCACCAACGAACAAAAAATGATTAGACAATCTATAAAGCAATTTGTTGAAAACGAGATTGAACCCATCGCTGAGGAAATAGATAGAAACCATAGATTTCCTAGGGAAACTATAAAAAAATTAGGGGAATATGGATTTTTAGCTCTAACATTCCCTAAAGAATATGGTGGTGCAGAAGGTGATGAATTATGTAAGACTATAGTCTTAGAAGAAATAGCTAAAAAATGTGGTGCTACAGCAGGTATAGTATCTGTTCATTATCTTCCCATTAATCTATTGCTTAAATATGGTACTAAAGAACAAAAGGAAAAATATATTCCAAAATTAGTTACTGGAGAACATATAGGTGCATTTGCATTAACTGAACCAAATGCGGGATCTGATGCTTCAAATGTCCAAACCACTGCTGTTCTTGATGGTGATGATTATGTATTAAATGGTACTAAATGTTTCATAACCAATGGTGGTGAAGCTGACACATATATAATCCTTGCAATGACAGATAAATCTAAAGGTACTAAAGGTATAACAGCCTTTATTGTAGAAAAGGATACCCCTGGATTTAGTATTGGTAAAATCGAAGATAAATTGGGAATTTGTGCTTCTTCTACTTCTGAGCTTATTTTTGAAAATTGTAGAATTCCAAAGGAAAATATGTTAGGTAAAGAAGGTAAAGGATTTAAAATAGCCATGGTTGGACTTGATGGTGGTAGAGTAGGTATGGCAGCTCAGGCTTTAGGATTGGCTAAAGGTGCCTTTGAAGAAACTGTTAAATACCTTAAAGAAAGAAACCAATTTGGTAAACCTCTTATTAAATTCCAAGGTCTTCAATGGTATCTTGTTGAAATGCATTCAAAGATAGAATCGGCAAGATGGTTAGTCTATCATGCCTCTTACTTAAAGCAATCAGGCAAACCATTTACAAAAGAAGCTGCCACAGCAAAACTTGTGGCATCAGAAACCGCTATGTTTGTTACACATAAAGCTGTTCAAATGCATGGTGGTTATGGCTTTATGAAAGATTATCCTTTAGAGAGAATGATGAGAGATGCAAAAATAACTGAAATATATGAAGGAACTTCTGAAATCATGAAGATAGTAATTGCTTCACAGATTACTAGATAGTCATTTTTAATACTTCAAATTCAAAGACTTGTAAGGAGGTAAATTTAATGAAGATTATAGTATGTATGAAACAAGTTCCAGATACCAACGAAGTTAGAATAAATAATGAAACAGGTACGCTAATAAGGGATGGTGTTCCCAGTATAATAAATCCTGATGATAAAAATGCCTTAGAAGAGGCATTGAGAATAAAGGATAAACATGAAGATGTCCATATTACTGTATTAACCATGGGACCACCTCAAGCAAAGAATGCATTAAAGGAAGCTTTGGCCATGGGTGCTGATGAAGCTGTACTTTTAACTGATAGGGCCTTTGCTGGTTCCGATACATGGGCAACATCAACGATTATATCCTCTGCATTAAGAAAAATTGGAGATTACGATATTATATTCTGTGGAAGACAGGCAATAGATGGAGATACTGCTCAAGTAGGTCCAGAAATCGCAGAGTTTTTAGACCTTCCTCAAATAACTTATGTATCTAATCTGGAAATAGATGAAGAAAAAAATATGGTAACTGCCAATAGAGCAATTGAAGATGGATATTATGTAGTGGAATCTAAAATGCCCGTATTATTGACAGCTATTAAGGAATTAAATGAACCTAGATATATGTCTACATGGGGAATATTCCAAAATGCTGCCAATGCTGAGATAAAAGAACTTACAGTAGCAGATTTAGATGTAGATTTAACACAAATAGGTCTTAAGGGTTCTCCTACTAATGTCTATAAAACATTTGTACCTACAAGAAAATTTGAAGGGGAAATATTGGAAGGTAACAATACAGAAGAAAAAGCAAGACAATTCTTAGTAAGAATGAAAGAAAGACATATATTATAAGGAGGGAATAAGATGTCTAACGCTAAAGTAAATCAAGGAATCAACTTAGATGACTATAGAGGTGTTTGGGTTATAGCTGAACAACGAGAAGGAAAGGTTTTAAATATAGCCCTTGAATTATTGGGTGAAGGTAGAAAACTTGCCGACAAATTAGGTGTGGAGCTAACTGCTGTATTATTGGGTCATAATGTAGGAGATATAGCAGAAGAACTTATAAAATACGGTGCAAATAATATACTAAAAGTAGACCACAAATTACTTGAAGTATATACTACCGATGCATATACTAAAGTTATCTCTGATTTAGTCAAAGAAAGAAAACCAGAGGCAGTATTGATAGGTGCTACAACTATTGGAAGAGATCTAGGGCCAAGGATTGCTGGTCGTGTAGGTACTGGCCTTACCGCCGATTGTACTCGACTTGAAATAGATGAAACCGATAGAAAATTACTTCAAACTAGACCTGCATTTGGCGGAAACCTTATGGCAACAATTGTTTGTCCTAAGAATAGACCTCAAATGTCTACTGTTCGACCTGGAGTTATGGAAAAGGCCCATTATAATGAATATCGCACAGGAGTTATTGAAGATATAACTCCAACCCTTACTGAAAAAGACATAATAGCAAATGTTGTTAAGGTTGTAAAGGCTGCTAAAAATAAGGTAAGCCTAGCAGATGCATCTATTATAGTTTCTGGTGGTAGAGGATTAGGTGATTATAAAGGATTTGAGCTCATTCAGAAATTTGCTGGAAAATTAGGAGGAGTTGTGGGGTCTTCAAGGGCTGCTGTTGATAATGGCTGGATTGCCCATGATCATCAAGTGGGTCAAACTGGAACTACTGTTAGACCTAAATTATATGTTGCCTGTGGTATATCTGGCGCTATTCAACATCTAGCTGGTATGGCAGAATCTGAATGTATAGTAGCTATAAATAAGAACCCTGATGCTCCGATATTTGATGTAGCACATTATGGTATTGTGGGAGATCTTTATGATGTAATTCCTGCAATAATGGCAGCAATAGACGATGCAGATAGTATACTGGAAGCAATAGAAGAAAATAAATAATACAATGATCTGTAGTTGGTAGCCAATAGTTAATGGCTACCAACTACTACTTTTTCTTCCCTTACAATATTTAAAACTTCATCATATATAATGAAAATTATGGTAAAAAGGACCTTTTTAGAACATATATTGGTGTCATTCTATAGTCTTTCTGCTACTTTTTTTATATTGTTATGCAGCCCTTTCATTTCTTTATATATATTATTTATATTACATTTCTTAAGCATCTTTTTATCAACCAATACCTCTCCATCTACTATAACCGTGTCTACATTTCCCGCATTTGCAGAGTAAACCAATACGGAATAATAATCATATACAGGCTGCATATTTATAGATTTCGTTTCAAATATGACTATATCAGCCTTTTTCCCAACTTCTATACTCCCTATCTTGTGATCCAGATTTAATGCCCTAGCTCCGCCTGTAGTAGCCATTTCTACGATTTCTTTAGCAGGAAATAAACTCCTATCTCTATTAAACAATTTATGCACCTTGCCTACTAATCCCATCTGAGTAATTATATCTAAAGTATTTCCACTCATGGGGCCATCAGTACCTAATCCTATTTTTAATCCCATATTATACATATCAACTGCAGGAGCCACACCCTTTGCCCCTTTTGAATTGGCACCTACATTGTGAGATATGCCTATTTTTCTATCTTTAATTATGTGTAAATCATCATCAGTAACATGGACTAAATGGGCAGCTAAGAATCTATTGTTCAAAACACCTATACTATCTAAATATCCCACAGGAGTCATATTGTAGTCTTCCTTATACTGAGCCCACTCATAATCCATCTCTGCCACATGCATCATAATTGGTACATCATATTTTTCTGCAATATCAAATGCCATCTTCAAATGAGCATCATCATTGGTATATGGCGCATGGGGAGCTATTGCAGGGATTATCATATCATCATCTTTCCATTTGCTAATAAAATCTTCACCATATTCCAATCCCCCATAGGGAATGCTTGAATCAGGAGCAGGAAAGTTTAATACAGTTTCTCCCACCACTGCCCTTATTCCCATTTCTTTAGCAGCTTGGGCTACTTCGTCTTCAAAATAATACATATCTGCAAAAGTGGTTACTCCTGAAAGAAGCATCTCCGATATACCATATTTAGATCCTATGCTGACCAATTCTCTATTTACTAACATTTTTTCCAATGGAAAAAGGTATCTTTTAAGCCTATCGGGTACATCATCTGCAAGACTCCTAAATACAACCATAGGTACATGGGTATGGGCATTTACCATCCCTGGAATAAGTATCCCATCTTGTCCATCTATTATATAATCATCTTCATATTTGTCTAGCAACTTATTGTCCCCTACATCCACTATAATATCTTTTTCAATAATTACTACTCCATTTTTTATAACTCTCTTTTCCCTATCCATGGTCAGTATATTTACATTTTTAATAATCATCCCTATCTCTCCCTTATTAAATTTATATATATCATCAATTGATCATATACTGAGGATTAAAGAATCTCTTTATCCCTACATAATCAGAATAATATCTGTAAGTATTAGCAGATTGTTGGGCAAATTTTTGTTTAACTTTATCTACCAATACAACTGTATGGTTATAACTACCATCATTAGTAAAATCTATTTGCATAATGCCACCCTCATATAAATAATTTATATTGGGTACTATATTTACTCGTGGTCCCAATTCATTTAAACCTTTATTTCTAGTCATATAAGTCCAAAAATGATTTACACTCTCCCAGTTTCTAGAACCTCCCCATGCATTGGCATGCCAACCCTCTACATAGGTATTTCCAGGTACCATCATATATTTAGCGTTTATAGATTCACTGCTATCCTTCCCCCCAAATCCATACCATATTACTTGAGATATAAAATTTGTACAATCGCCTCCATTGCCCGATGCAGTATAAAACTTCTCATTTCTATCTATTACATATTTATTGGCATAGTTCACTGCTCTATCACTGTTATACAAGTACTTTGTACCGTTTATACTTTGTATACCATCAGTTTTATTATACACAATTAAATCCCTTGTATATTGAAAATCAACTATAAATAATAATTGACTAACTTTCATTCTAGGCATTAATCTTATTTTAGATATTTCAAACATGTTTTCCCCCTGATAATTATGTTCTACTATCTTCCAACGACCCTTATATTTTATTATTTTAAAGGTATTAAGACCAGAATGTATAAAAGGTGGATATGCCTTATTTGTATCTGTATTTATAAATAAAGTCACTTCCCCATAATTTCCTTTTAATATTATATCTCTATAATCAAAGTCCAATGGAAACTGCTCTTTTTCCACATACCCATAATTGTTTTTATCAATATACCTTCTTTGAGCCACTAACATATTTAGCATATTAACCTTATTAATATTTTGTTCATTATACATATAAAGATAATCTGTTAAGTCTCTATAATCCATATCTAAATATGCCTGATACTGAACACTATAAAATCCTTCAATAATTTTTTTGATTTTTTCCACAATATCACCCCAATTACTATATGATATTCACAATATATAGTAAAAGAAACCTGTCTTCTGTGGAAAAGACAGGTTAGATTGTTGACAAACTATATTTTAAATAAAGAAACTATTTTCTGCTCCTTTACATCTATTAATCCCTTATCTGTAATTTTCAAATCATGGCTTACAGGTAAAGACAGTGTGCTAAATGACATTATTTCATTGTAGTGGTTATATCCTAGCTTTTTCATGGCATCCCTTACCTTTTTAAGGTCCGTTCCCAATATGTCTATCTTTTCCTCAGAAAGGATACCTGCCACAGGTAATTTTATAGCAGCTAAAACTTCACCATCTTTAACTACACAATATCCCCCTTGATTTTCTATTATCCAATTGGTAGCTATTGTCATGTCTCTACTGTTTTTCCCCATTACCATAAGATTATGGTGGTCATGGGCATATGTAGATGCCACTGCTCCTTCATTTATAGCTGAGCCTGTGACTAACCCATATCCCACATTATTGCTTTTTCCGTATCTATCAAATACTGATATTAAACAATAGGGAGACTGCTCCCAGTCTAGCCTTCCTGACAATACTTGGATATTTCCTTCTACCTCATTAGTAAATGTGGAATTTGAATTTACATGGATAATTCTACAGGTAATATCTCCATTATCTATGGGTGCATCTATTAAAAAACTATCTTTAGATACTTTATCCAGGTTTACTGACCTATAAAATTCTTTAGGAAACTGATTCCTCCCATCTTTATACATTATATTTCCATTAAATATTTCTCTTCCCATCTTATATACAGCATTTATATTAAAGGTATTTAAATCAGATAGAAGTATAAAATCTGCTATTTTACCAGGAGATATTGCTCCTCTATCTCTAAAACCCATTCTCCTTGATGGTGTATATGTGGCACAATATATAGCCATTTCTGGAGGCATTCCCATATCTATAGCCTTTTTAACTAATGTATTCAAATGTCCATCCAATAATTTATCTGTCATTACATCGTCAGTTACAAAACAAAAATGCTCATATAGATTGTTTTTTACTAAATAATCTATATTTTCTTGGGTCATGGACTTTTCCTGGATCTCTATAAACATACCATTTTTTATCTTATCTTCAATACTCTTTACTGTTTGATGGGTATGGTCTGCATCTACTCCCGTATATATATATTTGGCTAAATCCAATCCCCATATCTTAGGACAATGTCCCTCCAATTGCATATGAGGTGCCCTTTCTTTAAAGATATTTATTATATTGTTTATTAGACTATCTTTATCCCCTATTAAATCCTTAAAATTCATAACTTCTCCTAGACAACAGATCTTATCTAGTCCTATTATATCCTTGACATCTCCTTCTTTTATCACACCACCAGTAGTCTCTAATGCCTCTGATGTAGATGGTACAGAACTGGGAACGCCGTAGAATATATCTACGGCGTTCTCTGTATAGCTATCAATCATAGCCTTTATTCCTTCTGTTCCAAATACATTGGCAATTTCATGGGGGTCAGATACAATGGTGGTAGTGCCGTGGGGTATAATCCCTTGGGCAAAATGATAAGGAGTAGTCATGGAACTTTCGATATGCATATGGATATCTATTAGCCCTGGTATCATATAGTTGTTATTTCCATTTATCTCAATCTTAGGCTCCAGTCTATTTATTTCTTCTTTGCCTATATATAAAAATTTTCCTTCTAGAATAGCTACATCAGCCGATTCAAACTCTTTGAAATAGGCATTATATACTTGCACATCCTTTATAACTAAATCCACTACCATCTTATTTCAACCCCTTTTTTAACTTATTGGTTTAATATCCTATTCCAAGTATTAATCCATTCATTCATAACAGTATTTACAAACGTATAGTCTATTGTATTTCCTTTATCTACATTTTCACCATAAGTAAGTTTAGCTGCATCCTCTTCTGATAATTCAACTTGGGTATTTATTGGAGACTCACTTAATGATTTAGATGTTCTATCCTGTACTTCTTTACTCAATGCATAGTCTATAAACTCATAGGCTAAATCTAAATTTTCTGTCCCTTTAACTATATTTATAGTATTAAAATTTATATACCCACCTTCTGCTGGATCTATATACTTTGCATCTGGTACTGCATCTTTGATTCTGTCAAATGCAAAATCAGCAGTTACTGCCACAGCTATTTCTCCATTTGAAAACATATTTGCCAAATCTGAAGACCTTGAATATGTCTTAACTAAGTTAGGTTTAAGGGCTTCTAACTCATTAAATGCTGCCTCTCCATTGTCTGTAGTTATATCTACACCTGCCTTATTGGAGGCTATATACATTACAGATGGACCAAATGTAGTAGAAAGCTCTGGTATAGAAATCTTTCCTTTAAGAGATGGGTCCCATAAGTCATTCCAAGAATTTATCTCAATATCTACATTATTGGGATCATAGCATATAGCTGCACGATTCAATGTATATGCAGGTCCAGAATTTCTATCCACTATATATTGAGCCTTTGGATGTATATATTCCCCATTAGAAAGCTTGCTATAATCAATCTCTTCAAATAATCCTTCATCTATTCCCTGTTGTGCAAATGCCTCTGCCAAATACATGATATCTACAGTACTATTGGGATTAGTTTTAAGCTTTGTAAGTCTCTCTGAATTATTTCCTGTTTCCAGCACAATCTTTACATTATGTTCCTCCTCAAAGGGCTTAAATACATCTTCCCAAAGGATATCCTCATTATATCCCCATGTGGAAATAACTAACTCTGTAGGACCTTCAGCACTTTGTTCTTCCTTAGGACCACAGCTTACTACACTAAATAATACTAAAACTACTACAAGCATTAAAGCAATTTTTTTCATCTTTTCTCCTCCTCATAAATGGTTAAAAATAATTAGAATACTAACTACTAAACTAATACTAATTTATTAGAAGGCAAATGAAGTTTCACTTCATCACCTTGACTATATTTGTGATCATTATCTCCATTTACTATAATAGCACCTAAATCTGTATCTACAGAATACTGATATTCTTTTCCTAGATATGTCCTAACTGATACCTTGCCATTAATTATATTTTTATCTCCCTGCACTTCTCGAACTATATTTATATCATCAGGTCTTATGGTGCCTATAATATCAGTCTTATCTTTTGCTATTTGATACTCACTTATGAATTTATGTCCCGAATCCGATTGATATAAATCTCTATCTAC from Clostridiisalibacter paucivorans DSM 22131 harbors:
- a CDS encoding ABC transporter substrate-binding protein, with amino-acid sequence MKKIALMLVVVLVLFSVVSCGPKEEQSAEGPTELVISTWGYNEDILWEDVFKPFEEEHNVKIVLETGNNSERLTKLKTNPNSTVDIMYLAEAFAQQGIDEGLFEEIDYSKLSNGEYIHPKAQYIVDRNSGPAYTLNRAAICYDPNNVDIEINSWNDLWDPSLKGKISIPELSTTFGPSVMYIASNKAGVDITTDNGEAAFNELEALKPNLVKTYSRSSDLANMFSNGEIAVAVTADFAFDRIKDAVPDAKYIDPAEGGYINFNTINIVKGTENLDLAYEFIDYALSKEVQDRTSKSLSESPINTQVELSEEDAAKLTYGENVDKGNTIDYTFVNTVMNEWINTWNRILNQ